A genome region from Cerasicoccus sp. TK19100 includes the following:
- a CDS encoding alpha/beta hydrolase → MLQRILSTLRNRQASTTAKPPPTHPDLCYSDAFARCTLDLWLPEADTPAPLMLMFHGGAFMRGNKVRDMPYRRDLLALVQDGVAVASVGYPLLGDLGAKRTDGPEPYLKIMREAANAVRFLQERTAKYNLDPARFISGGSSAGAIIAEWATYAEPLSISFCIALEQPYGVHQVLPYIKKGGAPILLHTRASRLDLIHHPRNARAVQARCDEVGVRCWLYGTGHNGLPAVPDGLTVIQQAMEVIRE, encoded by the coding sequence ATGCTCCAGCGTATCCTGTCCACACTACGCAATCGGCAGGCTTCTACGACGGCAAAGCCGCCACCAACGCACCCCGACCTATGCTACAGTGACGCCTTTGCGCGCTGCACGCTGGACCTCTGGCTCCCGGAAGCTGATACGCCTGCGCCGCTGATGCTCATGTTTCATGGCGGGGCATTCATGCGTGGTAACAAGGTTCGCGACATGCCCTACCGCCGCGACTTGCTCGCGCTGGTCCAAGACGGCGTGGCGGTGGCCAGTGTCGGCTACCCGCTGTTGGGCGATCTGGGCGCGAAACGCACCGACGGCCCCGAGCCCTACCTCAAAATTATGCGCGAAGCCGCTAACGCCGTGCGCTTCTTGCAAGAACGCACCGCCAAATACAACCTGGACCCCGCACGCTTCATCTCAGGCGGCTCATCCGCAGGCGCGATCATCGCCGAATGGGCCACCTACGCCGAACCGCTGAGCATCTCGTTCTGCATCGCGCTGGAGCAACCCTACGGCGTCCACCAAGTGCTACCGTATATCAAGAAAGGCGGCGCGCCGATCTTACTCCACACCCGCGCGAGCCGCCTCGACCTCATCCACCATCCGCGCAACGCCCGCGCCGTCCAAGCGCGCTGCGACGAAGTCGGCGTGCGCTGCTGGTTGTATGGGACAGGGCACAATGGGTTGCCTGCAGTGCCGGATGGATTAACCGTCATCCAACAAGCAATGGAAGTTATTCGTGAGTAA
- a CDS encoding DUF4235 domain-containing protein produces MASSLSKKILLTLGVAGAGILARKTMNAAWEKGSGREAPNKKRLNQGDWKEIIMWTAASGAIAGLARLAALEGIHRVAGEGAIEDAGEVGEAAEEIEA; encoded by the coding sequence ATGGCATCCTCACTTTCTAAAAAGATCCTGCTGACACTCGGCGTTGCCGGCGCTGGCATCCTCGCACGCAAAACCATGAACGCCGCCTGGGAAAAAGGCTCCGGCAGGGAAGCCCCCAACAAGAAACGCCTCAACCAAGGCGACTGGAAAGAAATCATCATGTGGACAGCGGCGTCCGGAGCAATTGCCGGCTTGGCTAGACTTGCGGCCTTAGAGGGTATTCACCGCGTGGCGGGAGAAGGTGCCATCGAAGACGCGGGCGAGGTCGGCGAAGCGGCGGAAGAAATCGAAGCCTGA